In Salvelinus alpinus chromosome 20, SLU_Salpinus.1, whole genome shotgun sequence, a genomic segment contains:
- the LOC139546257 gene encoding ephrin-B2a-like, protein MGDSMWRYYLGVLFIACKVILTRAIIMDAIYWNTTNTKFVPGQGLVLYPQIGDKLDIVCPRVDAVADGVEYYKIHMVPREQLESCVITKADTPLLNCVKPDQDVKFTLKFQEFSPNLWGLEFFRGHDYYIISTSNGTMEGLENQEGGVCKMKSMKIIMKVGQNPSDPVSPKDKDYPTRYPPKQPDTVGEDAYKPNQVLEKTDSSYREGEGDQGPGGKSSSIIGSEGALLACIISGSVIFIVIIIMLVLLLLKYRRRHRKHSPQHGTTLSLSTLATPKRGNNNGSEPSDIIIPLRTSDSVFCPHYEKVSGDYGHPVYIVQEMPPQSPANIYYKV, encoded by the exons ATGGGGGACTCGATGTGGAGATATTATTTAGGAGTTTTGTTTATTGCGTGCAAGGTGATCTTGACCAGGGCGATAATTATGGACGCCATATATTGGAACACAACAAATACAAA attcGTGCCAGGACAGGGCTTGGTGTTGTACCCTCAGATAGGGGATAAGTTGGACATAGTGTGCCCACGTGTGGACGCAGTAGCCGATGGGGTGGAGTATTACAAGATCCACATGGTTCCCAGGGAGCAGCTGGAGAGCTGCGTCATCACCAAGGCGGACACGCCGCTGCTCAACTGTGTGAAGCCCGATCAGGACGTCAAGTTCACCCTGAAGTTTCAGGAGTTCAGCCCCAACCTGTGGGGCCTGGAGTTCTTCCGAGGACATGACTACTACATCATCT caaccTCTAATGGCACCATGGAGGGGCTTGAGAACCAGGAAGGAGGAGTTTGCAAGATGAAATCCATGAAGATAATCATGAAAGTGGGACAAA ATCCCTCTGATCCTGTCTCACCCAAAGACAAAGACTACCCCACCAGATACCCTCCCAAGCAGCCCGACACAGTGGGAGAGGACGCCTACAAACCAAACCAAGTGCTGGAGAAGACAG ATTCGTCGTACAGGGAGGGCGAGGGCGACCAGGGGCCGGGCGGTAAATCCTCCAGCATCATCGGCTCCGAGGGGGCCCTGTTAGCATGCATCATCTCGGGCAGCGTCAtcttcatcgtcatcatcatcatgctGGTCCTGCTGTTGCTCAAGTACCGGCGGCGGCACCGCAAGCACTCTCCGCAGCACGGCACCACGCTGTCTCTCAGCACGCTGGCCACGCCCAAACGGGGCAACAACAATGGTTCGGAGCCCAGTGACATCATCATCCCTCTCAGGACTTCAGACAGCGTCTTCTGCCCGCACTACGAGAAAGTGAGCGGAGACTACGGTCACCCGGTGTACATCGTTCAGGAGATGCCCCCTCAGAGCCCTGCCAACATCTACTACAAGGTCTAA